The Pseudomonas sp. MPC6 nucleotide sequence TCGAACACTTCCTCGGTGGTCACTGTGCAGGAGATCGCCGCGTAACCGCTGGCCACACCCTTGGCCATGGTGACGATGTCCGGCTTGATGCCGTAGTGCTGATAGCCAAACCACTTGCCGGTACGGCCCAGACCGCAAACCACTTCGTCAATGTGCAGGAGGATGTCGTACTTCTTGCAGATCGCCTGAATGGTCTCCCAGTAACCTTCCGGCGGCGTGATGACGCCCCCGCCGGCGGTGATCGGCTCGAGCACCACGGCCCCCACGGTATCCGGCCCTTCGGCAAGGATGACGCGCTCCATCAGCATGGCGGCGCGCACGCCATAGTCGGCGATTTCACCGAACTGCGAGCGGTATTCGCAGCAGTGTGGAAACTCGACGAAACCCGGGGTGAAGGGACCGTACTGGTTCTTGCGCTCGAACTGGCCGGTTGAACTCAGCGCCGTAATGGTCGTGCCGTGGTAGTCCCGCTCGCGGAACAGAATCTTGTGCTTTTTCCCACCGTACTTCTTGTGCGCGATCTGCCGCACGATCTTGTAGGCCTTCTCGTTGGCCTCGGAACCGGAGTTGGAGTAGTACACCCGGCTCAGGCCAGGCATCTTCTCGATCAGTTTCTTGGCGAACCGGGCGCCAGGAATGTTGCCCGCGGAGCCGGCGAAAAAATTCATCTGCACCAACTGATCGCGCACGGCGTCGGCAATACTCTCGCGGCCATAACCGACGTTGACGGTCCAGACACCGCCAGATACCGCATCCAGGAACTCGTTGCCCTTGATGTCCCAGACCTGCATGCCCTTGCCCTTGACGATCATCAGCGGGTCGTTCTGCTCCAGCGGTTTGTGCTGGGACAGGTGATGCCAGACGTGAGCGCGGTCACTGGCCAATGCCTCGACTGCGTCGTACTCGTGAGCTGTTGTTTTCATGCTGACCTCTCGACTGGTGCATTTTTATTGTGGGTCACCGGGCAGCAGACAAGCGCCAGGCACCGACATACGAAGGAGCAGTACTCGGCATCGCAACGCAGCACTGCCCGATCCACCCCTGGGGACGAAATTAAGAACAAGCAGCGCGCGCAGTTAGAACCAGTTATTGCCCACGCGTGATGCCAGCCATCAATCACCGCACTGGACCAGCGCCGCAGCCGCGACTGGCTCTTTCAAGCGCTGCGCCAGTCCCCTCACCCTGCGAGCACGACAGCCGTCACCTGCAGGAGAACCTGAATGATTGAAGTGGAGATCAACGGGGTGCTGATGAACACCGCGATTGCCGCGCGCGCTCCCCCCCATGGACGCCAGGCAGACCGGGCCCTTCGAACGGATATATCCATTTGATCCCGGACCACCTTGTCATTTGTCAAAGCTTGAGGCAGGGTCGATAACATTGACACTTCTGCCACAGGAGTCACCTATGTCAAAGCTATATCCCAGTATCGATCCCGACGGACTGATCGAGTACTCGGTGGTCTACACCGACCGCTCGCTCAACCACATGTCGCAGGCGTTCCAGGGGGTGATGAAAAACATTTCCAGCACCCTGAAACAGGTCTACAACGCCCAGGCCGTTGCGGTGGTCCCCGGCAGCGGCACCTTCGGCATGGAAGCGGTGGCGCGGCAGTTTGCCGGCGGCCAGCAATGCCTGGTGATCCGCAATGGCTGGTTCAGTTATCGCTGGAGCCAGATCCTCGAGATGGGCAACATCCCGGCGGCCACCACGGTATTGAAAGCGCGTCCGGTCGAGGCTGGCCGCCAAGCCGCCTACGCCCCACCGCCCCTCGACGAAGTGCTGGCAACCATTCAGGCGCAGAAGCCGCAGATCGTGTTCGCCCCCCACGTTGAAACCTCATCGGGGATCATCCTTCCCGATGATTACCTGCGCGCCGTCGGCGACGCCGTGCATGCCGTGGGTGGCCTGTTCGTGCTGGACTGCATCGCCTCGGGCGCGCTGTGGGTCGACATGCAAAAGTGCGCGATCGACCTGCTGATCAGTGCGCCGCAGAAGGGCTGGAGCGCGTCCCCTTGCTGCGCCCTGGTGATGTTCAGTCCGTTGGCCCTGGAGCGCATCGAGCAGACCCAGAGCAGCAGCTTCGCCTGCGACCTGAAAAAATGGCTGCAGATCATGCACGCCTACGAACAGGGCGGGCATGCCTACCACGCGACCATGCCCAGCGACGCGCTGGCGCGTTTCAGCGAAATAATGAAAGAGACCCAAGCCTATGGCTTCGACAAGGTTCGCGACGAACAGCAGGCGCTGGGCGACCGGGTGCGCGCCCTGTTGACCGCCAAGGGTATCAAGAGCGTGGCCGCAGCCGGCTTTGAGGCCCCTGGCGTCGTAGTCAGCTATACCGACGATGCCGAGATCAAGAGCGGCAAGAAATTTGCCGCGCACGGCCTGCAGATCGCCGCCGGCGTGCCGTTGCAATGCGACGAGCCGGCCGACTTCCAGACCTTTCGCATCGGTCTGTTCGGACTCGAAAAGCTGCACAATATCGAACGCACGGTCAGCACACTCGAACAGGCGCTGGACGAGGTATTGGGTAACTGAGCCATCCACAACCTGTGGCGAGGGAGCTTGCTCCCTCGCCACAGGTTGTGGCAGCCCTTAACAGATGTGTTGATGCCTATGCCCAGGAGGACAACCTGCGGCCAGCCCACGAATCGCTATCCCTTTAAACAGGTCGCCAGCCGCCACGACTGGCCGTATCGGGTGCCGGTAACTGGCCCCTCCCCAACACGGGCCACCTCCCTAGAATCAAGACTTCCTTTCCGGCCCCAAAGGCGATATTCATGACCGACCTGAACTTCGAACCTGCCAGCCGCCTGGTCCCTGTCCGGGAGTTGTTCGGTATCGACTCCAGCATGCGCGTCCCGGTATTCCTCACCCCGGACGAACATGTGCCGGAAGTCGACGCGGCTTATCGCTTCAACCCGGAAGTCACCCTGGCGATTCTCGCGGGCTTCACCCGCAATCGCCGGGTGATGCTGCAAGGCCTGCACGGCAGCGGCAAGTCGACCCATATCGAACAGGTCGCTGCGCGGCTCAACTGGCCTTGCACGCGCGTCAACCTGGACGGTCATATCAGCCGCCTGGACCTGATCGGCAAGGACGGCATCGTCTTGCGTGAGGGTAAGCAGGTCACCGAATTCCAGGAAGGCGTCTTGCCCTGGGCACTGCGCCGGCCCATGGCGCTGATCTTCGACGAATACGACGCTGGCCGCCCGGACGTCATGTTCGTGATTCAGCGCATCCTCGAACGCGACGGCAAGCTCAACCTGCTCGACCAGAATCTGCTGATCCATCCGCACCCCGCGTTCCGCCTGTTCGCCACCGCCAACACCGTGGGCCTGGGCAACCTGAACGGGCTGTACAACGGCACCCAGGTGCTCAATCAGGCGCAGCTGGATCGCTGGAACATCGTCGCCACCCTGAACTACCTGCCCCAGGCCGAAGAAGTCGCGATAGTCGCCGCGCGGGTGCCGCACCTGCTCGCCCGCCACGGCGAACGGTTGCTGACACAGATGGTGGCGGTGGCCGACCTGACTCGCCAGGGCTTCGCCAGCGGCGACCTGTCGACCCTGATGTCGCCGCGCTGCGTGATCTCCTGGGCGGAAAACATGGAAATTTTCAGCGACCCGGCGCTGGCCTTCCGCCTGTCGTTCCTCAACAAATGCGACGAAGCCGAACGGCCAATCGTCGCCGAATACTACCAACGCTGTTTCGACGAGGAGCTGGCCGAATCGGCGTTCCCCCTGCTGGCACTTGCTTGAACCCGTAAAGGAAGACCCCCATGACCCCACCGCCTCGCCGCGAGAAACGCCAGCAACAACTCGAGGAACTCTGCGCAGCGACACTGCGGGCACTGTCCGGTGAGCCACGCGTACGCTACCGCGGCGGCCGCCTGGAAGTGCAGGAACGGCACTTCCCGGTGCGCGCCCCGCACCTGCACCCAGACCCCGAGCACGATGAGCGTCAGGCCTGGCGCGGGGTGGCGGATAGCCTGGCGCTGCGCTTGAAGCACAGCGATCAGGCACTGGTCCGCCAGGTGCTCCCGGCGCAGCCCATCGCGCGCCTGGTGTTCGAACTGCTCGAGCAACTGCGGGTCGAGTCGTTGGTGGCCGACTGTCATCCCGGCGTGCGGCGCAATCTGTTGCAGCGCTTCGAGCAGTGGAGCCAGCAGTTTCTCGACGCCGGACAAGCCGAGGGACACGTCGGCCTGCTGCTCTTCACCCTGGCGCAGATGAGCTGGATGCTGCTGTGTGGCGGCCGCGCCGGGGAACAGACGGAAATGCTCATCGAAGCGCCACGCCTGAGCCTGCTCGGTCATTTCGGCGCGGCCTTCGGGCTGATGCGCCGCTGTCGCCATGACCAGCTGGCGTTTACCGGGCATGCCTTGCTGATTGCCGCCAAGGCACAGGAATTGATCGAGCACCTGGATGCCGAACTGCTTGGAAACGACGAGCGCAAGGTTTCGGACATCGCCGAGAAGACTCACCTGGCCTTCGCCCTGTTACTGGACGTGGATCAGGATGGCGAGGGTGAGGTCAACAGCAGCGGTACTGCCCAAGGCAATCCACGGGGCAGCAATAACGCCTTTACTTATCAGGTATTCAGCCGCGACTACGATTGCGAGCGTAACGCCACCCGCCTGGTACGGCCCGAGTTGTTGCGCGAACTGCGCCAGCGCCTGGACCGTCGCCTGGCCGGCCAGGGCCTTAATCTGCCGCGCCTGGCCAAGCGCCTGGGTGCC carries:
- a CDS encoding aminotransferase class III-fold pyridoxal phosphate-dependent enzyme, coding for MKTTAHEYDAVEALASDRAHVWHHLSQHKPLEQNDPLMIVKGKGMQVWDIKGNEFLDAVSGGVWTVNVGYGRESIADAVRDQLVQMNFFAGSAGNIPGARFAKKLIEKMPGLSRVYYSNSGSEANEKAYKIVRQIAHKKYGGKKHKILFRERDYHGTTITALSSTGQFERKNQYGPFTPGFVEFPHCCEYRSQFGEIADYGVRAAMLMERVILAEGPDTVGAVVLEPITAGGGVITPPEGYWETIQAICKKYDILLHIDEVVCGLGRTGKWFGYQHYGIKPDIVTMAKGVASGYAAISCTVTTEEVFEAFKGEADDRMGYFRDISTFGGCTSGPAAALENMRIIEDEGLLANVTHMGEYFMGRLRELQDKYPIIGDVRGKGLFCGLELVKDRKTKEPVPESVPIAIAADCMRQGVMIGRTNRSFEQLNNTLCFAPALIATQKELDVIITALDNAFGRLATQP
- a CDS encoding aminotransferase class V-fold PLP-dependent enzyme, whose product is MSKLYPSIDPDGLIEYSVVYTDRSLNHMSQAFQGVMKNISSTLKQVYNAQAVAVVPGSGTFGMEAVARQFAGGQQCLVIRNGWFSYRWSQILEMGNIPAATTVLKARPVEAGRQAAYAPPPLDEVLATIQAQKPQIVFAPHVETSSGIILPDDYLRAVGDAVHAVGGLFVLDCIASGALWVDMQKCAIDLLISAPQKGWSASPCCALVMFSPLALERIEQTQSSSFACDLKKWLQIMHAYEQGGHAYHATMPSDALARFSEIMKETQAYGFDKVRDEQQALGDRVRALLTAKGIKSVAAAGFEAPGVVVSYTDDAEIKSGKKFAAHGLQIAAGVPLQCDEPADFQTFRIGLFGLEKLHNIERTVSTLEQALDEVLGN
- a CDS encoding MoxR family ATPase, translated to MTDLNFEPASRLVPVRELFGIDSSMRVPVFLTPDEHVPEVDAAYRFNPEVTLAILAGFTRNRRVMLQGLHGSGKSTHIEQVAARLNWPCTRVNLDGHISRLDLIGKDGIVLREGKQVTEFQEGVLPWALRRPMALIFDEYDAGRPDVMFVIQRILERDGKLNLLDQNLLIHPHPAFRLFATANTVGLGNLNGLYNGTQVLNQAQLDRWNIVATLNYLPQAEEVAIVAARVPHLLARHGERLLTQMVAVADLTRQGFASGDLSTLMSPRCVISWAENMEIFSDPALAFRLSFLNKCDEAERPIVAEYYQRCFDEELAESAFPLLALA
- a CDS encoding cobalamin biosynthesis protein CobT produces the protein MTPPPRREKRQQQLEELCAATLRALSGEPRVRYRGGRLEVQERHFPVRAPHLHPDPEHDERQAWRGVADSLALRLKHSDQALVRQVLPAQPIARLVFELLEQLRVESLVADCHPGVRRNLLQRFEQWSQQFLDAGQAEGHVGLLLFTLAQMSWMLLCGGRAGEQTEMLIEAPRLSLLGHFGAAFGLMRRCRHDQLAFTGHALLIAAKAQELIEHLDAELLGNDERKVSDIAEKTHLAFALLLDVDQDGEGEVNSSGTAQGNPRGSNNAFTYQVFSRDYDCERNATRLVRPELLRELRQRLDRRLAGQGLNLPRLAKRLGALLAAPRRDGWAFAQTDGQIDAGRLSRLIISPEQREIFRHELERPHSDCLVSLLIDNSGSMRNHIESVALLADAFSRALELAGARSEILGFTTGQWNGGRPLKRWRALGQPADPGRLNELSHLVYKDAETSWRRARPTIAALLKSDLFREGIDGEALLWARQRLLQRDARRRILIIISDGCPMDSATHQTNRQDILDLHLKQVTRQIEQEGSIELYALGVGLDLSPYYRRSLELDLSRSLDNAVFDEILRLLNGRH